The genomic DNA CCGCTACCCGGAAAGGGTGAAGGAAAGGCTTCTTTACCCCATGCGCCGGGTGGGCCGCAAAGGGGAGGGCCGCTTCGCCCGCATTACCTGGGAAGAGGCCCTGGACGAAATCGCAGAAAGGCTCAAGGCCGTCCTGGACGCCCACGGGGGCGAGGCCATCCTGCCCTACCACTACGCCGGCACCATGGGGCTTGTGGAAAACCAGCACCCCCTGGCCTTCTTCCGGGCCATCGGGGCCTCGGAGCTCTTGGAAACCATCTGCGCCACGGCGGGAAGCGCCGCCTGGGAGATGACCTACGGCCCCCGCCTCGCCCCCGACCCCGAGGAGATCCCCGAAAACGCCCGCTACATCCTCCTCTGGGGCATCAATAGCCTTTCCACCAACAGCCACCTCACCCCCTTCCTCAAGGAGGCCAAGGCCCGGGGGGCCAAGGTGGTGCACATTGACCCCTACGCCAACCCCACCTCCCGCTTCGCCCACGAGCACTTAAAGATCCGCCCGGGGACGGACGCCGCCCTGGCCTACGCCCTGGCCCACGTCCTCTTCCGGGAGGGCCTGGTGGACTGGGCCTACCTGGAGGAGGCGGCCACGGGGGTGGAGGCGTTCCGGGAAGCGGCGGAGGCCTGGCCCCCAAGCCGGGCGAGCGCCCTCACCGGCATCCCCGAGGAGGCCATCCTTCGCCTGGCCCGGGAGCTGGGCGAGGCCAAGCGGGTCTTCCTGCGGGTGGGCTACGGCATGACCCGCCACCCGGGGGGCGGGAACGCCCTTAGGGCGGTGATCCTTCTCCCCGCCCTCCTCGGGGCCTGGCGCTACCCGGGGTGCGGGGCCATGCTCTCCACGAGCGGGGCCTTTTTCCTCAACCGGCGCTACCTCGGGGGGCGGCACCTCCTCACGGAGCACCTTCCCCACGAGGGCTACTTCCGCCCCAACCCCAGGGCCCGGGCCATCAACATGAACGAGCTCGGCACCGCCCTCACCGAGCTCCACCCGCCCATCCGGATCCTCTTCGTCTTCAACAGCAACCCCCTGGTGGTGGCCCCGAACACGGGGAAGGTCAAGGAGGGCCTTGGGCGGGAGGACCTCTTCACCGTGGTCCTGGAGCAGGTGATGACGGAAACCGCCCATTACGCCGACCTCCTCCTCCCCGCCACCTTTTTCCACGAGCACCCGGACCTCTACACGAGCTACGGCCACTACTACCTCTCTTGGAACGAGCCCTTGGCCGAGCCTGAGGGGGAGGCGAGGCCCAACACCTGGGTCTTCCGGGAACTGGCCAAGCGGCTCGGCCTAAAAGAGCCCACCCTCCACTGGGGGGCCGAGGAGGTGGCCCGAAGCCTCCTCGCCACGGACCACCCCTTCCTGGAGGGCATCACCCTGGAGAGGCTCAAAGAGGAGGGCTTCGTGAAGCTCAACCTTCCCAAGCCCTTCCTCCCCTTCGCCAAGGGCCCCGTGCGCTTTAGCCCCCCTCCTTTGGTCCTCCCCACGGAGCCCCTCCCCGAATACCCCTTGATCCTCCTCACCCCGCCCGCCCACCGCTTCCTCAACACCACCTACGGGAACGTGGAGGCCCTGGTGGCGGCGGAAGGAGGGGAGCCTAGGCTCCTCATCCACCCCTTGGACGCCGAGGCCCGGGGGATACAGGACGGGATGCTGGTGCACATCCACTCCCCTTGGGGCCGCATCACCCGGAAGGCCCGGGTGAGCGAGGCCCCCAGGCCCGGGGTGGTGGTCCTCGAGGGCACCTGGTGGGAGAAGTGGGCCCCCGACGGCAAGGGGGTGAACCACCTCACCTCGGAAAGGCTCACGGACCTGGGGGGTGGGAGCACCTTCCACAGCACCCCCGTGGAGGTGGAGCCCCTGCGCCTCGCCGGATTTGCGCCTGGGCCACAATCCTGCTAGATTGGGAAGGTGCGCGCGGGGGTGCCCAAGAAGCGCTCCGTGGCCCTGGCCGCCTGGGGGGAGGAGGGGCTTCTTATGGTCCTGCGGCCTCCGGAGGACCCCGAGTTCGGGGGGGCCTGGGGGCTTCCCGCCGTGAGCCTGGAAGGGGAAGAAACCCTGGAGGAGGCCGCCTTTCGCGTGGCCCGGGAGAAGCTCGGCACCGCCCTCGCCGAGGCCAGCCCCCTCGCCTTCGGCGTGGAGGAAAGGCCCCGCTACACCCTGGAGCTATGGGTCTTTGAGGGGAGGCTCCTCGCCCCCCCGAGGCTTCCCGAGCCCAAGCCCGGCAAGACCTACTACGCCGCCTTCCGCTATGGACGCCCCGAGGACCTTAAAGATGCGGCCCGGCGGGGCTCCTTGTGCAGCCGGCTTTACCTGGCAGTGAAAGGCCTTTGCCCATGACGGAAACCCTGGTCCTGGTCAACCTTTTCCACGAGCTCGCCCTCAAGGGGCAGAACCGCCCCCTTTTTCTGAAGAGGGCCAAGGCCCACGTGCGGGAGGCCCTAAAGGGGCTTGGGGCCACCTTGGAGGCGGACTGGGCCATGGCCCTCCTCTTCCGCCTGGAGGCCACGGCCTGGCCCGAGGCCCAGTCCCGGCTCCAGGACACCCTGGGGGTGGAAAGCTTCGCCCGGGTCCTGCGCACGCCCCCGGACCTCGAGGCCCTCGAGGCCGCCTTGGAAGGGGTCTTGGCGGAAGCGCGTTTTGCCAGCTTCCGCATCACCGCCAAGCGCTCGGACAAGGCCTTCCCCCTCACCTCCCCCGAGATAGAAAGGCGCCTTGGGGCCTTCGTGAAGGAGAGGACGGGGGCCCAGGTAAGGCTCAAGGGGGCGGAAAGGGAGTTCGTGGTGCGCATCCTCCCCGGGGCGGCCCTCCTGGAGGTGGCCCGCTACCCGGGGCCTGGGGGGCTTCCCCCGGGGGTTTCCGGGAAGGTGGTGGCCCTCCTTTCGGGGGGCATAGACTCCCCCGTGGCCGCCTACCGCCTCATGCGCCGAGGGGCGGAGGTGGTCCTCGTCCACTTCCACCCCTTCCCCCTCCTCTCCGGGGCAAGCCGGGAGAAGGCCATGGCCCTGGCCGAGCGCCTCGCCCGCTTCCAGCACCGTATCCGCCTCCACCTCGTCCCCTTTAGCGAGGTGCAGCGGCACATCATCGTGGAGGCCCCCACCCCCTACCGGGTGGTCCTCTACCGCCGCTACATGCTCCGCATCGCCGAGGCCATTGCCAAGGAGGAGGGGGCCTTGGCCCTTTGCACGGGGGACAGCCTGGGCCAGGTGGCCTCGCAGACCCTGAAGAACCTCTATGCGGTGAACCAGGCAGCCACCCTCCCCGTCTTCCGCCCCCTCATCGGCTCCGATAAGCAGGAGATCATGGCCGAGGCCAAGCGCATCGGCACCTACCCCATCTCCATCCTCCCCGACGAGGAGTGCTGCACCCTCTTCGCCCCCAAGCACCCCGTGACCCGGGCGAAGCTGGAGGTGGTCTTGGAGGCGGAAAAGCGCCTACCCACGGAGGAGCTCATCGCCCTGGCCCTCAAGGAAAGGGAGGTGGTCGCCTACGCCTGGCCGGGGCGGAAGCCCCTGGGAGGGCAAGGGGAGAAGGCTTTTATAATGGAGCATGGACCTCCTCGAGGCTAAAGCCCTTCTGGAGCAGGGTAAAACCACCCCCTTGGCCCTTTTGGAAGAGGCCCTGGAAAGGGCCAGGGCCTTCGCCGACCGGAACACCTTGGCCTATCTGGACGAGGAGGCCGCCCGCAAGGAGGCGGAGGCCCTCACGGAAGAGCTTCGTCGGGGGCGGCCTCGAGGCCCCCTCCACGGCCTCCCCCTCACGGTGAAAGACCTCTTCCCCGTGAAGGGCATGCCCACCCGAGCCGGGACCCAAGCCCCCCTCCCGCCCCTTCCCGAAGAGGCCCAGGCGGTGCGGCGGCTAAGAGAGGCGGGGGCCCTCCTCTTCGCCAAGACCAACATGCACGAGATCGCCCTGGGCATCACGGGGGAAAACCCCTGGACGGGCCCCGTGCGCAACGCCATAGACCCCACCCGCCAGGCCGGGGGGTCTAGCGGCGGGAGCGCCGTGGCCGTGGCCTTAGGCATCGGCCTCGCCTCCTTGGGCACAGACACCGGGGGTTCCATCCGCATCCCCGCCGCCTTCAACGGGGTGGTGGGCTTCAAGCCCTCCTACGGCCGCATCTCCTTGGAAGGGGCCTTGCCCCTCTCCCGCTCCACGGACCACGCCGGGCCCCTGGCCAAAACGGTGCGGGACGCCCACTTCCTCACGGAGATCCTGGCGGGGGAGAGCATCCCCCTCGAGGCCCCCCAGAACCCCACCTTCGGCGTCCCCCTGGACTTCCTGGAGGGGAGGCTAGGCCAGGGGGTAAGGAGGGCCTTCCTGCGCCTTCTGGAGGACCTCCCCACCCTGCGGGCGGAGGTCAAGGAGGTCTCCTTGCCCCTTAGGGGGGTCTACGAGGTCTACACCCGCCTGGTGCGCTACGAGGCCGCCCGCATCCACGAGAAGGCCCTAAAGGAAAACCCCGAGGGCTTCTCCCCCCAGGTTCGGGAAGCCCTCCTCCAAGGGCTTGCCCTCACGGAAAAGGACTACCGGGACGCCGTGGCCGAGCGGGAGTCCTTGCGCCTCGAGCTCATGAAGGCCCTGAGGGGCGTGGACGCCCTCCTCCTCCCCGCCCAACCCCTCCCCGCCCCCCCCTTGGGCACGGAGGAGGTGGAGCTGGAGTCGGGCCGCAAGGGCCACCGGGAGGCCTTCATCACCCTCACCCTGCCCTTTAGCCTCCTCGGGGTGCCCACCCTGGCCCTCCCCTTCGCCCGGGTGGAGGGGATGCCCGTGGGCCTCCAGGTGGTGGGCCCCTACGCCGAGGACGGCAGGGTGCTCGCCATCGGGGGCTGGCTGGAGGAACGCCTAAAGTAGAGCGTAAAGGAGGGCGAGGCTTAAGAGGGTGAGGGGCAGGCCCAGGCGCAGGTGCTCGCCGAAGCCCACCCGCACCCCCTCCTTCCCCGCCCCCTCGGCCACGATGAGGTTGGCCACGCTGGCGAGGAGGGTGAGGTTGCCCGCCAGGGTGCTCCCCCCGGCGAGGAGGAGCCAGTCCTTGGGGTCCTGCACCAAGGGGGCGAGGAGGAGGACGGCGGGCACGTTGGAGATGAGGAGGGAAAGGACCACGGCGGCCAGGAGGAGGCCCAAGGGGGTGGCGGCCAAGGGGAGGAGGGCCTCGGCGAGGCCCAGGCGCTTCACCCCTTCCGTGAGGACGAAAAGCCCGCCGAAGAGCACGAGGAGCTCCCAGTCCACCCGGTGGAAGAAGCGCTCGGAGCGGAGCCTCCGGGTAAAGAGGAGAAGCCCCGCCGCCACCAGGGCCCCCTGGGCCATGGGGTAGCCGAGGAGGAAGGCCAAGAGGAGGCCTAAGGCCACGGCAAGGCCTTTCCTTAGGAGGCCCGGGTGCAGGCGGTAGCGCAAAGGGGGAAGGGGCGGGAGGGGCCTAAGGGAGCGCACCTCCGGGTAGAGGAGGGCGAGGAGGAGGACCTGAAGGAGAAGCCCGAGAAGGGCGGGAAGCCAAAGGGATCGGACAAAGTCCAGGTAGCCCAGGCCCGAAAGGCTCGCCACCAGGATGTTCTGGGGGTTGCCCGTGGGGGTCATGAGGCTTCCCGTGTTCACCGCCCCCATGAGGGCGAGGAGGTAGGGCACGGGGTTTAGGCCAAGCCCCTGGGCCACGCGCGCCACCAAGGGGGTGAGGAGGAGGGCCATGGTGTCGTTGAGGAAGAGGGCGGAAAGCCCCCCGGCCCCCAGGGTGAGGAGGGCGAGGAGGGCGAAGGGGGTCCGGGCGAAGCGCAAAAGCGCCTCCGCCGCCAGGCCGAAGAAGCCGGCGTAGGAGAGCTGGGCGTTGAGGACCATGACGCCGAAGAGGAAGACGAGGGTTTCCGCGTCCAGGGCGTGCCAGGCCTCCTCCAGGTCCAAGACCCCCAAAAGGACCAACACGCTCGCCCCCACCAGGGCCACCCCCGCCCGGTTCATGCGGAAGCCGGGAAGCCCCCCCAGGGCAAGGCCCAGGTAGGCCAGGAGGAGGACGAGGGCGCTAAGGGCCTCCATAGAGGCGGGCCTCGAGGCGGGCCTTCACCTTTGGCCACTCCTCCCGCAGGATGCTATAGATGACGTCGTCGCGGAAGGTCCCGTCGGGAAGCCTGCGGTTTCGCCGCAACACCCCTTCCCGCACCGCCCCCAAGGACTCCAGGGCCCTCTGGCTCCGCTCGTTTTGCAGGTTCACCTTGAACTGGACCCGCTCCGCCTGGAGCACCTCAAAGGCGTGGCGGAGGAGGAGGTACTTGGCCTCCTTGTTGGCGGGGCTTCCCCAGAAGGGCTTGAAGATCATGGTGCCGAGCTCCAGCTTGCGGTTCTCCGGCTCCGGGGCAATGACGGAGATGCGCCCCGCCAGGGCCTCCCCCAGGTAGACCGCCCAGTTCACCCGGCCGGGCTCGGAAAGGAGGGCCTCCAGGTGGGCCCTTAGGGCCTCCTCCGTGGGGCCTAAGGGAATGCGGCTTAGGAAGCGGTAGACCTCGGGGTCGTACTGGGCGAGGAAGCCGGGAAGGTGGGCGAGGCTTAGGGGCTCGAGGCGCACGTACCGCCCGGCCAGGCGCTCGGGGAAAGTCCACATGGACCCATTATGCTGGGGAAGGTGGAGACCCTAAAAGCGGTCCTCGCCCTCCTCCACCTCCCCCACCGGGGAAGCGCCACGGAAGGAGAGGCCGAGGCCTTCCGCCGCCTGAAAGAGTTTTTGCAGGCGCGGGGGGTGGCGGTGGAGGTCCTACCCTTCCTGGGGGTACGAAGCTACGGCCCCGAGCTCATCGGCATCAGCCTCCTCCTCGCCCTAAGCCCCCTTTCCTTCCTCTTCCCCCTCCTCGGGGCCCTGGCCTTCTTCCTCTACTTCCAGGGGCATAGGCCCTGGGGCTTCCTCCTGGACCGCCACCCCTCGCAAAACCTCCTGGCCTGGAAGGGGGAAGGGGAAAGGGCGCTCGTCCTCATGGCCCACGTGGACACCGCCAAGACCTTTTTCCTCTACCACCCCAAGCGGGTAAGGGGCTTCCGGCAAAACTTCCTCGCAAACGCCCTCCTCGCCTTCCTAAGCCCCTTTTTGGCCTTCACCCCCTTGAAGTGGCCCCTGGGCCTTTACTTCCTCCTTCAAGCAGCCCTCCTCCTCCACCGGGAGGCCGGGGCGCCCTACGTGGAAGGGGGGAACGACAACGCCAGCGGGGTGGCGGTGGCCACGGCCCTTTTCCTGGAAACCAAGCCCCCCAAAGGCTGGCGCCTCGGCCTCGCCCTCACGGGGTGCGAGGAGGTGGGGGCGCTGGGGGCCAAGGCCCTCGCCCGCCACCTGCCCCCAGGGGCCCTCGTCCTCAACCTGGACAACGTGGGCCGGGGGGAGCTTTTCTATGCTGAGGGGGAAGGGATGCTCCGCTACACCCCTTACCGCGGGCCCCTTTTGGAGGCTGCCCGCAGGACCCCTGGGGCCAGGCCCCTCCGTTACCGCCTGGCCTACTTTGACGCCCTGCCCCTGGCGCAAAGGGGCTTTCCCACCCTCACCCTTATCCGCTTGGAAGGGGGCGTTCCCCCTAACTGGCACTGGCCCACGGACACCTTCGCCCGGCTGGACGAGGAAGCGCTGGCCCAAACCCTGTACTACGCCAAAACCCTTTTGGCAAAGGTCCTCGCGTAAACTGAGGGCAAATGTTCCGCGTGGGCATCCTCACGGTATCCGACAAGGGCTTCCGCGGCGAGCGGGAGGACACCACCCACCTGGCCCTGCGGGAAGCCCTGAAGGGGGGGCCCTACGAGGTGGTGGCCTACGAGGTGGTGCCCGACGAGCCTCCCATGATCAAGAAGGTCCTCCGGCTTTGGGCCGACCGGGAAGGGATGGACCTCATCCTCACCAACGGGGGCACGGGCTTGAGCCCCCGGGACCGCACCCCCGAGGCCACCCGGGAGGTCTTGGAGCGGGAGGTCCCGGGGCTTCCCGAGCTCATGCGCCTCAAAGGCCTGGAGAAAACCCCCATGGCCGCCCTCTCCCGGGGGGTAGCGGGGGTGCGGGGGCGGACCCTCATCCTGAACCTCCCGGGAAGCCCCAAGGGGGCGCGGGAGTCCCTGGAGGCGGTGCTTCCCGTGTTGCCCCACGCCCTGAGCCTGGTCACGGGCAAGGTCTGGCGGGAGGGACACCATGAGTAGGGTGCCGGAGCCCTCCGTCTTCCTGGTGGTGGACGAGGCCAAGCGGAGGGCCCGGGAAAGGGGGGTGGAGCTCATAGACCTCTCCATCGGCTCCACGGACCTCCTTCCCCCGGAGGCCCCCCTAAAGGCCCTCCAGGAAGCCCTCTTGGACCCCAGAACCTACGGCTACTGCCTAAAGAGCTGCACCCTGCCCTTCCTCGAGGCCGCCACCACCT from Thermus hydrothermalis includes the following:
- a CDS encoding molybdopterin oxidoreductase family protein → MKARATCPLDCPDACSLLLTLEGGRLVRVEGDPRHPITQGFACAKTYRYPERVKERLLYPMRRVGRKGEGRFARITWEEALDEIAERLKAVLDAHGGEAILPYHYAGTMGLVENQHPLAFFRAIGASELLETICATAGSAAWEMTYGPRLAPDPEEIPENARYILLWGINSLSTNSHLTPFLKEAKARGAKVVHIDPYANPTSRFAHEHLKIRPGTDAALAYALAHVLFREGLVDWAYLEEAATGVEAFREAAEAWPPSRASALTGIPEEAILRLARELGEAKRVFLRVGYGMTRHPGGGNALRAVILLPALLGAWRYPGCGAMLSTSGAFFLNRRYLGGRHLLTEHLPHEGYFRPNPRARAINMNELGTALTELHPPIRILFVFNSNPLVVAPNTGKVKEGLGREDLFTVVLEQVMTETAHYADLLLPATFFHEHPDLYTSYGHYYLSWNEPLAEPEGEARPNTWVFRELAKRLGLKEPTLHWGAEEVARSLLATDHPFLEGITLERLKEEGFVKLNLPKPFLPFAKGPVRFSPPPLVLPTEPLPEYPLILLTPPAHRFLNTTYGNVEALVAAEGGEPRLLIHPLDAEARGIQDGMLVHIHSPWGRITRKARVSEAPRPGVVVLEGTWWEKWAPDGKGVNHLTSERLTDLGGGSTFHSTPVEVEPLRLAGFAPGPQSC
- a CDS encoding NUDIX domain-containing protein, whose product is MPKKRSVALAAWGEEGLLMVLRPPEDPEFGGAWGLPAVSLEGEETLEEAAFRVAREKLGTALAEASPLAFGVEERPRYTLELWVFEGRLLAPPRLPEPKPGKTYYAAFRYGRPEDLKDAARRGSLCSRLYLAVKGLCP
- the thiI gene encoding tRNA uracil 4-sulfurtransferase ThiI is translated as MTETLVLVNLFHELALKGQNRPLFLKRAKAHVREALKGLGATLEADWAMALLFRLEATAWPEAQSRLQDTLGVESFARVLRTPPDLEALEAALEGVLAEARFASFRITAKRSDKAFPLTSPEIERRLGAFVKERTGAQVRLKGAEREFVVRILPGAALLEVARYPGPGGLPPGVSGKVVALLSGGIDSPVAAYRLMRRGAEVVLVHFHPFPLLSGASREKAMALAERLARFQHRIRLHLVPFSEVQRHIIVEAPTPYRVVLYRRYMLRIAEAIAKEEGALALCTGDSLGQVASQTLKNLYAVNQAATLPVFRPLIGSDKQEIMAEAKRIGTYPISILPDEECCTLFAPKHPVTRAKLEVVLEAEKRLPTEELIALALKEREVVAYAWPGRKPLGGQGEKAFIMEHGPPRG
- a CDS encoding amidase; the encoded protein is MDLLEAKALLEQGKTTPLALLEEALERARAFADRNTLAYLDEEAARKEAEALTEELRRGRPRGPLHGLPLTVKDLFPVKGMPTRAGTQAPLPPLPEEAQAVRRLREAGALLFAKTNMHEIALGITGENPWTGPVRNAIDPTRQAGGSSGGSAVAVALGIGLASLGTDTGGSIRIPAAFNGVVGFKPSYGRISLEGALPLSRSTDHAGPLAKTVRDAHFLTEILAGESIPLEAPQNPTFGVPLDFLEGRLGQGVRRAFLRLLEDLPTLRAEVKEVSLPLRGVYEVYTRLVRYEAARIHEKALKENPEGFSPQVREALLQGLALTEKDYRDAVAERESLRLELMKALRGVDALLLPAQPLPAPPLGTEEVELESGRKGHREAFITLTLPFSLLGVPTLALPFARVEGMPVGLQVVGPYAEDGRVLAIGGWLEERLK
- a CDS encoding SLC13 family permease, whose protein sequence is MEALSALVLLLAYLGLALGGLPGFRMNRAGVALVGASVLVLLGVLDLEEAWHALDAETLVFLFGVMVLNAQLSYAGFFGLAAEALLRFARTPFALLALLTLGAGGLSALFLNDTMALLLTPLVARVAQGLGLNPVPYLLALMGAVNTGSLMTPTGNPQNILVASLSGLGYLDFVRSLWLPALLGLLLQVLLLALLYPEVRSLRPLPPLPPLRYRLHPGLLRKGLAVALGLLLAFLLGYPMAQGALVAAGLLLFTRRLRSERFFHRVDWELLVLFGGLFVLTEGVKRLGLAEALLPLAATPLGLLLAAVVLSLLISNVPAVLLLAPLVQDPKDWLLLAGGSTLAGNLTLLASVANLIVAEGAGKEGVRVGFGEHLRLGLPLTLLSLALLYALL
- a CDS encoding GNAT family N-acetyltransferase; the encoded protein is MWTFPERLAGRYVRLEPLSLAHLPGFLAQYDPEVYRFLSRIPLGPTEEALRAHLEALLSEPGRVNWAVYLGEALAGRISVIAPEPENRKLELGTMIFKPFWGSPANKEAKYLLLRHAFEVLQAERVQFKVNLQNERSQRALESLGAVREGVLRRNRRLPDGTFRDDVIYSILREEWPKVKARLEARLYGGP
- a CDS encoding M28 family metallopeptidase, with the protein product MLGKVETLKAVLALLHLPHRGSATEGEAEAFRRLKEFLQARGVAVEVLPFLGVRSYGPELIGISLLLALSPLSFLFPLLGALAFFLYFQGHRPWGFLLDRHPSQNLLAWKGEGERALVLMAHVDTAKTFFLYHPKRVRGFRQNFLANALLAFLSPFLAFTPLKWPLGLYFLLQAALLLHREAGAPYVEGGNDNASGVAVATALFLETKPPKGWRLGLALTGCEEVGALGAKALARHLPPGALVLNLDNVGRGELFYAEGEGMLRYTPYRGPLLEAARRTPGARPLRYRLAYFDALPLAQRGFPTLTLIRLEGGVPPNWHWPTDTFARLDEEALAQTLYYAKTLLAKVLA
- a CDS encoding MogA/MoaB family molybdenum cofactor biosynthesis protein, translated to MFRVGILTVSDKGFRGEREDTTHLALREALKGGPYEVVAYEVVPDEPPMIKKVLRLWADREGMDLILTNGGTGLSPRDRTPEATREVLEREVPGLPELMRLKGLEKTPMAALSRGVAGVRGRTLILNLPGSPKGARESLEAVLPVLPHALSLVTGKVWREGHHE